The Clostridium beijerinckii genomic sequence ATTTAATTAGGAAAATGAATTTCAGAAGTTCTACTGATAGTAATGATGCTTTAAGTTATCATGATAACTTTGAAGAAGATATTCCTTCACAAGAAATATCTATCGAAGTTTCATTATGTGAAATCTGTGATTATGAAGATTTAAATTTAGCTCTTAAAAATCTAAGTGAAGAAGAAATTGAACTTATAAATTTTGTATTCTACAAAAATCATACTGTTAAGGAATATGCTTATTTTAAAGATATGTGCTACTCTACAGCCATTTTAAAAAAGAAAACTATTTTGAGAAAAATATTTAATAATATTCCAGTATATTATTAAAATCTAACAGCTCTAAGGTTAACATTTACCTTAGAGCTGTTATTTTTATTATATATGCTGTCATGAATTTCAAATTTTCGCATTTTAATTCTAAGTTATCATTTTTCTTAACCTTTACAAGAGATAGCATAAACTTAAATAATACAAAAAAACTAATTCTTGGGCTATATATTTCCTCTGCCTACAAAGTCATCTGTAAATTTGACTTGATATAATTTTTACTAAATAATAAAAAAACCTAAAGCATCAAAGTATATTTAACTATACCTTTTCTACCTTAGGTTAAACAATTTGGTGGCTCACCCGGGAATCGAACCCGGGACACCATGATTAAAAGTCATGTGCTCTACCGACTGAGCTAGTGAACCAGAATAATAATTATAATAGAATGCTTTTACAAATAATTAAGCTAAATCAATTGCCTTGCAGCCTACTAATATTTTTACATGGGGTGAACGATGGGACTCGAACCCACGACAACCAGTGCCACAAACTGGCGCTCTACCAACTGAACTACGTTCACCATTATATGGTGCGTTTTAAGGGATTCGAACCCCTGGCCCACGCCTTAGAAGGGCGTTGCTCTATCCAGCTGAGCTAAAAACGCATATTATTTATTATGTTGCAAACTCTTTAATTTTTTTTGGAGCGGGTAGTGGGAATCGAACCCACCTTTCCAGCTTGGAAGGCTGGAGTATTACCGATATACGATACCCGCAACTAATCTGCTTGTTTATTATATGTTACATGATTATAGGTTGTCAACATAAAAATTTATTTTTTTCAAATAAAGTGCTGAATATTGTATTTTTTTCCGCAAATTCACCGTATTTGTAAACCTATCACTTAGCAGTATCACACGCCTTGACTTTTTTCTTCGCTAAATTAATATAAATTTATAA encodes the following:
- a CDS encoding sigma-70 family RNA polymerase sigma factor; translation: MNFDYIEKLVRRCKNNDETAKEKLTDEFKPLIYNISKKTFVDGYSIYDIQQECYKSLFKSVSMYNLEKHRFVAYATNAIKNNVNDLIRKMNFRSSTDSNDALSYHDNFEEDIPSQEISIEVSLCEICDYEDLNLALKNLSEEEIELINFVFYKNHTVKEYAYFKDMCYSTAILKKKTILRKIFNNIPVYY